The Mycobacterium paragordonae genome includes a region encoding these proteins:
- the marP gene encoding acid resistance serine protease MarP, giving the protein MTPSQWLDIAVLAVAFIAAISGWRSGALGSVLSFAGVVLGAVAGVLLAPHIVSHITAPRAKLFAALFLILALVVVGEVAGVVLGRAVRGAIRNRPVRTIDSVIGVGVQLMVVLTAAWLLATPLTQSKDQPELAAAVRGSRVLAEVNEVAPTWLKTVPKRLSALLNTSGLPAVLEPFSRTPVIPVASPDPALANNPVVAAAAPSVVKVRSLAPSCQKVLEGTGFVISPERVMTNAHVVAGSSSVSLQANGKNYDATVVSYDPQVDIAILAVPGLPSAPLVFDDSPAKTGTDVVVLGYPGGGNFTATPARIREVIKLSGPDIYRSPQQVTRDVYTIRANVEQGDSGGPLIDLDGRVLGVVFGAAVDDADTGFVLTAEEVAGQLSKIGATAPVSTGSCVS; this is encoded by the coding sequence ATGACGCCCTCGCAATGGCTGGACATCGCCGTCCTGGCGGTCGCGTTCATCGCCGCGATCTCGGGCTGGCGTTCCGGCGCCCTGGGCTCGGTGCTCTCGTTCGCCGGGGTGGTGCTGGGCGCGGTGGCCGGCGTGTTGCTGGCGCCACACATCGTCAGCCACATCACGGCTCCGCGGGCCAAGTTGTTTGCTGCGCTGTTCCTGATCCTGGCGCTGGTGGTGGTCGGCGAGGTGGCCGGCGTGGTGTTGGGGCGGGCGGTGCGCGGCGCCATCCGCAACCGGCCGGTCCGCACCATCGACTCGGTCATCGGCGTCGGTGTGCAGCTGATGGTGGTACTGACCGCGGCCTGGTTGTTGGCGACGCCGTTGACCCAATCGAAGGACCAGCCGGAACTGGCCGCCGCGGTCCGGGGTTCCCGCGTGCTTGCCGAGGTCAACGAGGTCGCTCCGACCTGGCTGAAGACGGTGCCGAAACGGCTTTCGGCGCTGCTGAACACCTCCGGCCTGCCCGCTGTGCTGGAGCCCTTCAGCCGTACCCCGGTGATTCCGGTCGCCTCGCCGGATCCTGCGCTGGCCAACAATCCGGTGGTGGCGGCCGCCGCACCGAGCGTGGTCAAGGTACGCAGCCTGGCGCCGAGCTGTCAGAAGGTCCTCGAAGGCACCGGCTTCGTGATCTCACCCGAGCGGGTGATGACGAACGCGCACGTGGTCGCCGGCTCCAGCAGCGTCTCCTTGCAGGCCAACGGCAAGAATTACGACGCCACCGTGGTGTCCTACGACCCGCAGGTGGACATCGCGATCCTGGCTGTGCCGGGATTGCCGTCGGCGCCGCTGGTGTTCGACGACTCCCCCGCCAAGACCGGCACCGACGTGGTGGTGCTCGGCTATCCGGGCGGCGGCAATTTCACCGCCACGCCGGCGCGGATCCGGGAGGTCATCAAGCTCAGTGGGCCGGATATCTACCGCAGCCCGCAGCAGGTCACCCGCGACGTCTACACCATCCGGGCCAACGTGGAACAGGGAGATTCCGGCGGGCCGCTGATCGACCTCGACGGCCGCGTGCTCGGCGTGGTGTTCGGCGCGGCCGTCGATGACGCGGACACCGGCTTCGTGCTGACGGCCGAGGAGGTGGCCGGTCAGCTCTCCAAGATCGGCGCCACCGCGCCGGTGAGCACCGGATCCTGCGTCAGCTGA
- a CDS encoding NUDIX hydrolase produces the protein MSESDEVPVTVAGTARERGTVALTPDAGPAWLRPLIANVDQIPDAYRRRLPADVLAMVTAAKSLGRGGRDAAVLVLFSGPESADGSVPDDADLLLTVRASTLRHHAGQAAFPGGASDPGDDGPVATALREAREETGIDVGRLHPLVTMERTFIAPSRFHVVPVLAYSPDPGPVTVVNDAETAIVARVPVRAFINPENRLMVYRGTLGRRWAGPAFLLNQMLVWGFTGQVISAVLDVAGWAQPWDTGDIRELDDAMVLVGDSDGLRGGSR, from the coding sequence GTGAGCGAATCAGATGAGGTGCCGGTGACAGTTGCGGGTACCGCGCGCGAGCGGGGGACGGTCGCGCTCACCCCTGATGCCGGCCCGGCCTGGTTGCGGCCGCTGATCGCCAACGTCGACCAGATTCCCGATGCATACCGGCGCCGGCTGCCGGCCGACGTGCTGGCGATGGTGACGGCGGCCAAGTCGCTCGGCCGGGGCGGGCGGGACGCCGCCGTCCTGGTGCTGTTCTCCGGACCGGAGTCGGCCGACGGAAGCGTCCCCGACGACGCCGACCTGCTGTTGACCGTGCGCGCCTCCACCCTGCGTCACCACGCCGGCCAGGCCGCGTTCCCGGGCGGCGCATCCGACCCCGGCGACGACGGACCGGTCGCCACGGCCTTGCGGGAAGCCCGCGAAGAGACCGGCATCGACGTCGGCAGACTGCACCCGCTGGTCACCATGGAACGCACCTTCATCGCTCCGTCGCGCTTCCACGTCGTCCCGGTACTGGCCTACTCGCCCGACCCCGGCCCGGTGACGGTCGTCAACGACGCCGAAACGGCGATCGTGGCTAGGGTTCCGGTGCGGGCCTTCATCAACCCGGAAAATCGGCTGATGGTCTATCGGGGCACCTTGGGACGCCGCTGGGCGGGACCGGCGTTTCTACTGAACCAGATGCTGGTGTGGGGCTTCACTGGCCAGGTGATCTCTGCGGTCCTCGACGTTGCGGGCTGGGCGCAGCCCTGGGATACCGGCGACATCCGCGAGTTGGACGACGCGATGGTGCTGGTCGGCGACTCGGACGGGTTGAGGGGTGGGTCGCGATGA
- a CDS encoding TlpA disulfide reductase family protein, whose product MKGLSSAARWTIAVVAVVAALVVALVAQLRDDGSSPTTSPGPVGRGHRDADTVEALAGPRQRADLAPCPAPSAGSGVPVLQGVVVECAADGAAVDVAKALAGRRVVLNLWAYWCGPCAAELPAMAEYQRRAGSGVMVVTVHQDENETAALLRLAELGVHLPTLQDGRRQVAAALRVANVMPATVVLRPDGSVAQTLPRAFGSADEIAAAVGE is encoded by the coding sequence ATGAAGGGGCTCTCCAGTGCTGCCCGCTGGACCATCGCGGTCGTGGCGGTGGTGGCCGCGCTGGTGGTGGCACTGGTCGCGCAACTGCGCGACGACGGGTCCTCGCCGACTACTTCCCCGGGGCCCGTCGGGCGCGGACATCGGGATGCCGACACGGTCGAAGCGCTGGCCGGTCCGCGGCAACGGGCGGACCTGGCGCCTTGTCCGGCGCCGTCGGCGGGGTCGGGCGTCCCCGTCCTGCAGGGTGTGGTGGTCGAGTGCGCCGCCGACGGTGCCGCGGTCGATGTGGCGAAAGCACTGGCCGGACGGCGGGTCGTCCTGAACCTGTGGGCGTACTGGTGTGGGCCTTGCGCTGCCGAACTGCCGGCGATGGCCGAGTATCAACGTCGGGCGGGTTCCGGCGTGATGGTGGTGACGGTGCATCAGGATGAGAACGAGACGGCTGCCCTGCTGCGGTTGGCCGAACTGGGCGTTCATCTGCCGACGCTGCAGGACGGCCGCCGGCAGGTGGCGGCCGCGCTGCGGGTGGCAAACGTGATGCCCGCGACGGTGGTGCTGCGGCCGGACGGTAGCGTTGCGCAGACCCTGCCGCGGGCATTCGGCAGCGCCGACGAGATTGCGGCCGCGGTCGGGGAGTGA
- the nth gene encoding endonuclease III: MNRTLAQAFPHVYCELDFTTPLELAVATILSAQSTDKRVNLTTPPLFVKYRTALDYAQADRDELEALIRPTGFFRNKANSLIGLGQALVERFDGEVPNTMEELVTLPGVGRKTANVILGNAFDIPGITVDTHFGRLVRRWRWTAEEDPVKVEHAVGELIERKEWTLLSHRVIFHGRRVCHSRKPACGVCVLAKDCPSYGLGPTDPLLAAPLVQGPETDHLLALAGL, translated from the coding sequence ATGAATCGGACGCTGGCGCAGGCATTTCCGCACGTCTACTGCGAGTTGGACTTCACCACGCCGCTCGAACTCGCCGTCGCGACCATCCTTTCCGCCCAGAGCACCGACAAGCGCGTGAATCTGACGACGCCGCCGCTGTTCGTGAAGTACCGGACGGCACTGGATTATGCGCAGGCCGATCGCGACGAGCTGGAGGCCCTGATCCGCCCGACCGGCTTCTTCCGCAACAAGGCCAACTCGCTGATCGGGCTGGGTCAGGCACTCGTCGAGCGCTTCGACGGTGAGGTGCCGAACACCATGGAAGAGCTGGTGACGCTGCCCGGCGTCGGCCGCAAGACCGCCAACGTCATCCTCGGCAACGCCTTCGACATCCCCGGTATCACCGTCGACACCCATTTTGGCCGGCTGGTGCGCCGGTGGCGGTGGACCGCCGAAGAAGACCCCGTCAAGGTGGAGCACGCCGTCGGCGAGCTGATCGAACGCAAAGAATGGACCCTGCTCAGCCACCGGGTGATCTTCCACGGCCGCCGGGTCTGCCACTCCCGCAAACCGGCCTGCGGGGTGTGCGTGCTGGCCAAGGACTGTCCGTCCTACGGACTGGGGCCGACTGACCCGTTGCTGGCCGCTCCACTTGTCCAGGGCCCGGAGACCGACCACCTGTTGGCCCTGGCCGGGTTGTAA
- the crp gene encoding cAMP-activated global transcriptional regulator CRP, giving the protein MDEILARAGIFQGVEPSAVAALTKQLQPVDFPRGHTVFAEGEPGDRLYIIVAGKVKIGRRSPDGRENLLTIMGPSDMFGELSIFDPGPRTSSATTITEVRAVSMDRDALRAWIADRPEIAEQLLRVLARRLRRTNNNLADLIFTDVPGRVAKQLLQLAQRFGTQEGGAMRVTHDLTQEEIAQLVGASRETVNKALADFAHRGWIRLEGKSVLISDSERLARRAR; this is encoded by the coding sequence GTGGACGAGATCCTGGCAAGGGCCGGAATCTTCCAAGGTGTTGAGCCCAGCGCAGTCGCGGCACTGACCAAGCAGTTGCAGCCCGTCGACTTCCCCCGTGGACACACCGTATTCGCTGAGGGTGAACCGGGTGACCGGCTCTACATCATCGTCGCGGGCAAGGTGAAGATCGGTCGCCGTTCACCGGATGGGCGGGAGAACCTGCTCACGATCATGGGCCCGTCGGACATGTTCGGCGAGCTGTCGATCTTTGACCCGGGACCGCGGACGTCCAGCGCGACGACGATCACCGAGGTGCGCGCGGTCTCGATGGACCGCGACGCGCTGCGGGCGTGGATCGCCGACCGCCCGGAGATCGCCGAGCAGCTCTTGCGCGTGCTGGCCCGCCGCCTGCGGCGCACCAACAACAACCTTGCCGACCTGATCTTCACCGACGTGCCCGGCCGGGTGGCCAAGCAGCTGCTGCAGCTCGCTCAGCGCTTCGGTACCCAGGAGGGTGGCGCCATGCGGGTCACCCACGACCTGACCCAGGAGGAGATCGCCCAGCTGGTAGGCGCCTCCCGGGAGACGGTCAACAAGGCGCTGGCCGACTTCGCACACCGCGGCTGGATTCGGCTGGAGGGTAAGAGCGTACTGATCTCGGACTCCGAGCGGCTCGCGCGCCGAGCGAGGTAA
- a CDS encoding MBL fold metallo-hydrolase produces MAGTALAHPAYAQLRAVTDTASVLLCDNPGLMTLEGTNTWVLRGPRSDELVVVDPGPDDDEHLARVAELGRIVLVLISHRHGDHTDGIDKLVDRTGATVRSAGSGFLRGLGGELVDGEVIDAAGLKITVMSTPGHTADSLSFVLEDAVLTADTVLGRGTTVMDKEDGNLTAYLESLRRLRGLGQRVVLPGHGPELPDLDAVARGYLAHRSERLEQVRSALRELGEDASARQVVEHVYTDVDEKLWDAAEWSVQVQLDYLRA; encoded by the coding sequence GTGGCTGGGACAGCGCTCGCCCATCCCGCCTACGCCCAACTGCGGGCGGTCACCGACACTGCCTCGGTGTTGCTGTGCGACAACCCCGGTCTCATGACGCTGGAGGGCACCAATACCTGGGTGCTACGGGGTCCCCGCAGTGACGAGTTGGTGGTCGTGGATCCGGGACCCGACGACGATGAGCACCTCGCGCGGGTCGCCGAGCTGGGCCGTATCGTCCTGGTGCTGATCAGTCACCGGCACGGGGACCACACCGACGGCATCGACAAGCTGGTCGACCGGACCGGGGCGACGGTGCGCTCGGCGGGCAGCGGGTTCCTGCGCGGGCTCGGCGGTGAGCTGGTCGACGGCGAAGTGATCGACGCCGCCGGCCTGAAGATCACCGTGATGTCCACGCCCGGCCACACCGCCGACTCGTTGTCGTTCGTGCTCGAGGACGCGGTGCTGACCGCCGACACCGTGCTGGGGCGCGGCACGACCGTGATGGACAAGGAAGACGGCAACCTGACCGCCTACCTGGAATCGCTGCGGCGGCTGCGCGGGCTGGGACAGCGCGTGGTGCTGCCCGGACATGGACCGGAACTGCCTGATCTGGACGCGGTCGCGCGCGGATATCTGGCGCACCGCAGCGAGCGGCTGGAGCAGGTGCGGTCGGCGCTGCGCGAGCTGGGTGAGGACGCCAGCGCCCGTCAGGTCGTCGAGCACGTCTACACCGACGTCGACGAGAAGCTTTGGGACGCGGCGGAATGGTCGGTGCAGGTGCAGCTGGACTACCTGCGGGCGTAG
- a CDS encoding RidA family protein produces MSAKERLAEQGITLPQVVAPVAAYVPAVRTGNLVYTAGQLPFVDGKLPVTGKVGADVAPDAGKALARVCALNALAAIDSLVDLNSVTRVVKVVGFVASAPGFHGQPGVINGASELLAEVFGDNGKHARSAVGVAELPLGAPVEVELIVEVG; encoded by the coding sequence GTGAGCGCGAAGGAGCGGCTCGCGGAACAAGGCATCACGCTTCCGCAGGTGGTCGCTCCGGTGGCGGCCTACGTTCCGGCGGTGCGCACCGGCAACCTGGTCTACACCGCGGGTCAGCTGCCGTTCGTCGACGGCAAGCTACCAGTTACCGGCAAGGTCGGTGCCGACGTCGCTCCTGACGCGGGCAAGGCGCTGGCACGGGTGTGCGCCCTCAACGCCCTGGCTGCCATCGATTCACTGGTGGACCTGAACTCGGTGACCCGGGTGGTCAAGGTGGTGGGGTTCGTCGCCTCCGCGCCGGGCTTCCATGGTCAGCCGGGGGTCATCAACGGGGCCTCGGAACTGCTGGCTGAGGTGTTCGGCGACAACGGAAAGCACGCGCGCTCGGCGGTCGGGGTGGCAGAGCTGCCGCTGGGTGCCCCGGTCGAGGTCGAACTGATCGTGGAGGTCGGGTAA
- a CDS encoding DUF4177 domain-containing protein yields MTQPTTWEYATIPLLTHATKQILDQWGADGWELVAVLPGPTGEQHVAYLKRPK; encoded by the coding sequence ATGACCCAACCCACCACATGGGAGTACGCGACGATTCCGCTGCTCACCCACGCCACCAAGCAGATCCTCGACCAGTGGGGCGCCGACGGCTGGGAGCTGGTGGCGGTGTTGCCCGGTCCCACCGGAGAGCAGCACGTCGCGTACCTCAAGCGGCCCAAGTGA
- a CDS encoding ArsA family ATPase has protein sequence MVANTSSGGSSVGWPSRLSKARLHFVTGKGGTGKSTIAAALALTLAAGGRKVLLVEVEGRQGIAQLFDVPPLPYQELKIATAERGGQVNALAIDIEAAFLEYLDMFYNLGIAGRAMRRIGAIEFATTIAPGLRDVLLTGKIKETVIRMNKGAKTPVYDAIVVDAPPTGRIARFLDVTKAVSDLAKGGPVHSQAEGVVKLLHSDQTAIHLVTLLEALPVQETLEAIEELAEMELPIGSVIVNRNIPAYLDNDDLAKAAEGVVDADAVRAGLATAGIELEDTDFAGLLTETIEHATRISARSETAQQLESLQVPRLELPTISDGVDLGSLYELSEVLAQQGVR, from the coding sequence ATGGTGGCAAACACATCGAGCGGCGGTAGCTCCGTCGGGTGGCCCTCGCGGTTGTCGAAGGCCCGTCTCCATTTCGTGACCGGCAAGGGCGGTACCGGCAAGTCGACCATCGCGGCGGCCCTGGCGCTGACCCTGGCGGCCGGCGGACGCAAGGTTCTGCTGGTGGAAGTCGAAGGGCGCCAAGGGATTGCGCAATTGTTCGACGTCCCGCCGCTGCCCTACCAGGAGCTCAAGATCGCGACCGCAGAACGCGGCGGCCAGGTCAATGCGCTGGCCATCGACATCGAGGCCGCCTTCCTGGAATACCTCGACATGTTCTACAACCTGGGCATCGCCGGCCGGGCGATGCGCCGAATCGGCGCGATCGAATTCGCCACCACCATCGCGCCCGGCCTGCGCGACGTGCTGCTCACCGGCAAGATCAAGGAGACGGTGATCCGCATGAACAAGGGCGCCAAGACGCCCGTCTACGACGCGATCGTCGTCGACGCTCCGCCGACCGGCCGCATCGCCCGCTTCCTCGACGTCACCAAGGCGGTGTCGGATCTGGCCAAGGGCGGACCGGTGCATTCGCAGGCCGAAGGCGTGGTCAAGCTGCTGCACTCCGACCAGACGGCCATTCACCTGGTGACGCTGCTGGAAGCGCTGCCGGTGCAGGAGACCCTGGAGGCCATCGAGGAGCTCGCGGAAATGGAACTGCCGATCGGCAGCGTCATCGTGAACCGCAATATCCCGGCCTATCTGGACAACGACGACCTGGCGAAGGCCGCCGAGGGCGTGGTCGACGCGGACGCCGTGCGTGCGGGGTTGGCGACGGCCGGGATCGAGCTCGAAGACACCGATTTCGCGGGGCTGCTGACCGAGACCATCGAGCACGCCACCCGGATCAGCGCCCGCTCGGAGACCGCGCAGCAGCTCGAGTCGCTGCAGGTGCCGAGACTCGAACTGCCGACGATCTCCGACGGGGTCGACCTGGGCAGCCTCTACGAACTTTCGGAAGTACTTGCGCAACAGGGAGTTCGGTGA
- a CDS encoding ArsA family ATPase, producing the protein MTQPHKPETLDMASILADTSNRVVVCCGAGGVGKTTTAAAIALRAAEYGRTVVVLTIDPAKRLAQALGVNDLGNTPQRVPLAPEVPGELHAMMLDMRRTFDEMVVQYSGSDRAQSILDNQFYQTVATSLAGTQEYMAMEKLGQLLAQDRWDLVVVDTPPSRNALDFLDAPKRLGSFMDSRLWRLLLAPGRGIGRLVTGAMGLAMKAMSTILGSQMLGDAAAFVQSLDATFGGFREKADRTYALLKRRGTQFVVVSAAEPDALREAAFFVDRLSQEGMPLAGLVLNRTHPLLCSLPVERAIDATEKLEAESSEATSLAAAVLHIHADRGQTAKREIRLLSRFTGAHPHVPVIGVPSLPFDVSDLEALRALADQITSA; encoded by the coding sequence ATGACACAGCCACACAAGCCGGAAACCCTTGACATGGCGTCGATTCTGGCCGACACGAGCAACCGCGTGGTGGTGTGCTGCGGAGCGGGCGGTGTCGGCAAGACCACTACCGCCGCGGCGATCGCACTGCGCGCGGCCGAATATGGGCGCACCGTAGTGGTTTTGACGATCGATCCGGCCAAGCGACTCGCACAAGCATTGGGAGTCAACGACCTTGGCAACACGCCGCAACGCGTCCCACTGGCGCCGGAGGTGCCCGGCGAGCTGCACGCGATGATGCTCGACATGCGCCGCACGTTCGACGAGATGGTGGTCCAGTACTCGGGATCCGATCGGGCACAATCGATTTTGGACAACCAGTTCTATCAGACGGTCGCGACTTCCTTGGCCGGCACGCAGGAATACATGGCCATGGAGAAGCTGGGCCAGCTGCTGGCACAGGACCGATGGGACCTGGTCGTTGTCGACACCCCGCCGTCCCGCAACGCACTGGACTTCCTGGACGCACCCAAACGCCTGGGCAGCTTCATGGACAGCCGGCTGTGGCGGTTGCTGCTGGCCCCCGGCCGCGGCATCGGAAGGCTGGTGACCGGCGCGATGGGCCTGGCCATGAAGGCGATGTCGACGATCCTGGGCTCGCAGATGCTGGGTGATGCCGCGGCGTTCGTTCAATCGCTGGACGCGACGTTCGGCGGTTTCCGGGAGAAGGCCGACCGCACCTACGCGCTGCTGAAGCGGCGCGGCACCCAGTTCGTGGTCGTCTCGGCCGCGGAACCCGACGCGTTGCGCGAGGCGGCCTTCTTCGTCGACCGGCTGTCCCAGGAAGGGATGCCGCTGGCCGGGCTGGTCTTGAACCGCACCCACCCGCTGCTGTGCTCGCTGCCGGTCGAGCGGGCTATCGACGCCACCGAGAAGCTCGAGGCCGAAAGTTCAGAAGCCACGTCACTGGCGGCGGCCGTGCTGCACATCCATGCCGATCGCGGTCAGACGGCCAAGCGAGAGATCCGGCTGCTGTCCCGGTTCACCGGGGCTCACCCGCACGTGCCGGTGATCGGAGTGCCTTCGCTGCCGTTCGACGTCTCCGACCTCGAAGCGCTGCGCGCCCTGGCTGATCAGATCACGTCGGCGTGA
- a CDS encoding WhiB family transcriptional regulator, protein MSGTRPGARRTNLTSTGNLLRSVEAEERITWVSQALCRATDPDELFVRGAAQRKAAVICRHCPVMQECGADALDNKVEFGVWGGMTERQRRALLKQHPEVVSWGDYFDKRKRRNII, encoded by the coding sequence GTGTCAGGAACACGCCCGGGCGCACGAAGGACCAACCTCACGTCCACAGGTAACCTGCTCCGCAGCGTCGAGGCTGAAGAGCGGATCACCTGGGTGTCGCAGGCGTTGTGCCGGGCCACGGACCCCGACGAGCTGTTCGTCCGCGGAGCAGCCCAGCGCAAAGCGGCAGTCATCTGCCGGCACTGCCCTGTAATGCAGGAATGCGGCGCCGACGCATTGGACAACAAGGTCGAGTTCGGCGTCTGGGGCGGTATGACCGAGCGCCAGCGCCGCGCGCTGCTGAAGCAACACCCCGAGGTCGTGTCCTGGGGTGACTACTTCGACAAGCGCAAGCGCCGCAACATCATCTGA
- the ponA2 gene encoding transglycosylase/D,D-transpeptidase PonA2 yields MSERPPVALTLLKLAGFCLLASVVATALMFPLAGGVGLMSNRASEVVANGSAQLLEGQVPAVSTMVDAKGNTIAWLYSQRRFEVPSDKIANTMKLAIVSIEDKRFADHNGVDWKGTLTGLAGYASGDVETRGGSTIEQQYIKNYQLLVTAQTDAEKRAAVETTPARKLREIRMALTLDKTFTKPEILTRYLNLVSFGNNSFGIQDAAQTYFGVNAIDLNWQQAALLAGMVQSTSALNPYTNPEGALARRNLVLDTMIENIPAEAEALRAAKTQPLGILPQPNELPRGCIAAGDRAFFCDYVQEYLSRAGISKEQVARGGYLIRTTLDPDVQIPVKTAIDRFAPPTLSGISSVMSVILPGKTSHKVVAMASNRKYGLDTEAGETMRPQPFSLVGDGAGSIFKIFTTAAALDMGMGINAQLDVPPRFQGKGLGSGGAKGCPKDTWCVVNAGNYRGSMSVTDALATSPNTAFAKLISQVGVSRTVDMAIKLGLRSYANPGTARDYNPDSNESLADFVKRQNIGSFTLGPIEVNALELSNVVATLSSGGMWCPPNPIDKLIDRNGNEVSVTTETCEQVVPEGLANTLANAMSKDAVGSGTAAGSAGAAGWTLPMSGKTGTTEAHRSSGFIGFTNRYAAANYIYDDSPSPTDLCSAPLRHCGSGDLYGGNEPARTWFTALQPIANNFGEVHLPPTDPRYMDGSPAGRVPSVAGLDVDQARQRLRDAGFQVADQPNSVNSSAKYGEVVGTSPTGQTIPGSIVTIQISNGIPPPPPPPPEGGLPPEVVGSQVVEIPGLPPITIPLLAPPPPAPPPP; encoded by the coding sequence ATGTCCGAGCGTCCCCCGGTAGCCCTCACGCTGCTGAAGCTCGCAGGCTTCTGTCTGCTTGCCAGTGTGGTGGCCACCGCGCTGATGTTCCCGCTCGCCGGTGGCGTCGGCCTGATGTCCAACCGGGCTTCCGAGGTCGTCGCCAACGGCTCGGCCCAACTCCTCGAGGGACAGGTGCCCGCGGTGTCGACGATGGTCGACGCGAAAGGCAACACGATCGCGTGGCTGTACTCGCAGCGCCGCTTCGAGGTGCCGTCGGACAAGATCGCCAACACCATGAAGCTCGCGATCGTGTCGATCGAGGACAAGCGGTTCGCCGATCACAACGGGGTGGACTGGAAAGGCACGTTGACCGGCCTGGCCGGCTACGCGTCCGGCGATGTGGAAACCCGCGGCGGTTCGACCATCGAGCAGCAGTACATCAAGAACTATCAGCTGCTGGTCACGGCCCAGACCGACGCCGAGAAGCGCGCGGCCGTCGAGACCACTCCGGCGCGCAAGCTGCGTGAGATCCGGATGGCGCTCACGCTGGACAAGACCTTCACCAAGCCGGAGATCCTCACCCGCTATCTGAACCTGGTCTCGTTCGGCAACAACTCGTTCGGCATCCAGGACGCCGCACAGACCTACTTCGGTGTGAACGCCATCGACCTGAACTGGCAGCAGGCAGCTCTGCTGGCCGGGATGGTGCAGTCGACCAGCGCACTCAACCCCTACACCAACCCCGAAGGCGCGCTGGCCCGGCGCAACCTGGTGCTGGACACGATGATCGAGAACATCCCCGCGGAGGCCGAGGCACTGCGCGCGGCCAAGACCCAGCCGCTCGGGATCCTGCCGCAGCCCAACGAACTGCCGCGCGGCTGCATCGCGGCCGGCGACCGCGCCTTCTTCTGCGACTACGTGCAGGAGTACCTGTCGCGCGCCGGCATCAGTAAGGAGCAGGTGGCCCGCGGCGGCTACCTGATCCGCACCACGCTGGATCCCGACGTGCAGATTCCGGTGAAGACGGCCATCGACAGGTTCGCCCCGCCGACGCTCAGCGGCATCTCGAGCGTGATGAGCGTGATCCTGCCCGGCAAGACGTCGCACAAAGTGGTGGCGATGGCCAGCAACCGGAAGTACGGCCTGGACACCGAAGCCGGCGAGACCATGCGGCCGCAGCCGTTCTCCCTGGTCGGCGACGGCGCCGGGTCCATCTTCAAGATCTTCACCACCGCCGCGGCGCTGGACATGGGCATGGGCATCAACGCCCAGCTCGACGTCCCGCCCCGGTTCCAGGGCAAGGGCCTGGGCAGCGGTGGCGCCAAGGGTTGCCCGAAGGACACCTGGTGCGTGGTCAACGCCGGTAACTACCGCGGCAGCATGAGCGTGACGGACGCGCTAGCCACCTCGCCCAACACCGCGTTCGCCAAGCTGATCTCGCAGGTCGGGGTGTCGCGGACGGTGGACATGGCCATCAAGCTCGGCCTGCGGTCCTACGCCAACCCCGGCACCGCGCGCGACTACAACCCCGACAGCAACGAGAGCCTGGCCGACTTCGTCAAGCGCCAGAACATCGGCTCGTTCACCCTCGGACCCATTGAGGTCAACGCGCTGGAACTGTCGAACGTCGTGGCCACGCTGTCCTCCGGCGGCATGTGGTGCCCGCCGAACCCGATCGACAAGCTGATCGACCGCAACGGCAACGAGGTGTCGGTCACCACCGAGACCTGCGAGCAGGTGGTTCCGGAAGGGCTGGCCAACACCCTCGCCAACGCGATGAGCAAGGACGCCGTGGGCAGCGGCACGGCGGCCGGATCCGCCGGTGCTGCGGGCTGGACGCTGCCGATGTCCGGCAAGACCGGCACCACCGAGGCTCACCGATCCTCCGGTTTCATCGGCTTCACCAACCGGTATGCGGCAGCCAACTACATCTACGACGACTCGCCCTCGCCCACCGACCTGTGCTCGGCGCCGCTGCGGCACTGCGGCAGCGGGGACCTGTATGGCGGTAACGAGCCCGCGCGCACCTGGTTCACGGCGCTGCAGCCGATCGCCAACAACTTCGGTGAAGTGCATCTGCCGCCCACCGACCCCCGCTACATGGACGGTTCACCCGCCGGGCGGGTGCCCAGCGTGGCCGGCCTGGACGTCGACCAGGCTCGTCAGCGCCTGCGGGACGCCGGCTTCCAGGTCGCCGACCAGCCCAACTCGGTCAACAGCAGCGCGAAGTACGGCGAGGTGGTCGGAACCTCGCCCACCGGCCAGACGATTCCCGGCTCGATCGTGACGATTCAGATCAGCAACGGCATCCCGCCGCCACCGCCGCCGCCGCCGGAGGGCGGGCTGCCGCCGGAGGTCGTCGGATCGCAGGTTGTCGAGATTCCTGGCCTGCCGCCGATCACCATTCCGCTGTTGGCGCCGCCGCCACCGGCGCCCCCTCCGCCGTAG